One genomic segment of Calonectris borealis chromosome 18, bCalBor7.hap1.2, whole genome shotgun sequence includes these proteins:
- the RNF34 gene encoding E3 ubiquitin-protein ligase RNF34 isoform X1, whose translation MWASCCGLLNEVMGTGAVRGQQAGFGGGAGPFRFAPNTDFSAYPSPAAAGANIVCKACGLSFSVFRKKHVCCDCKKDFCSVCSVLQENLRRCSTCHLLQETAFQRPQLMRLKVKDLRQYLILRNIPTDTCREKEDLVDLVLCHHGLGSEEDMDASSLHSSRSQTSGFFTHPFSMSVSVSSQGELANRRGSTGNGTPLRGQTETSSMNNEEEESAEEQTPGLSRKRARASLSDISSLEDIEGLSVRQLKEILACNFVNYSGCCEKWELVEKVSRLYRESEENHKTQGEKMQLNDNDDNLCRICMDAVIDCVLLECGHMVTCTKCGKRMSECPICRQYVVRAVHVFKS comes from the exons ATGTGGGCTTCCTGCTGTGGATTGCTGAATGAAGTCATGGGTACAGGAGCTGTCCGTGGCCAGCAGGCTGGCTTTGGGGGAGGTGCTGGCCCGTTCAGATTCGCACCAAATACAGACTTCTCAGCATATCCATCTCCAGCTGCGGCGGGTGCTAACATAGTTTGCAAAGCCTGTGgactttccttttcagtttttaggaaaaaa cACGTGTGTTGTGACTGCAAGAAGGATTTTTGCTCAGTTTGTTCAGTCTTACAAGAGAATCTCAGAAGATGTTCCACTTGTCACTTGCTGCAAGAAACAGCCTTTCAGCGACCTCAGTTAATGAGATTGAAAGTAAAGGATCTGCGTCAGTATCTGATTCTCAGAAACATACCAACGGATACTTGCAGGGAGAAAGAAGACTTGGTGGATCTTGTGCTGTGCCATCATGGATTAGGTTCGGAGGAGGATATGGACGCTAGTAGCTTGCACTCGTCACGGTCACAGACTTCGGGGTTTTTTACTCATCCATTTTCTATGTCTGTATCGGTGTCGTCTCAAGGAGAACTTGCAAACAGAAGAGGAAGCACAGGAAATGGAACACCTTTACGG GGACAAACTGAAACATCTTCTATGAataatgaagaagaagaaagtgcaGAAGAGCAG ACCCCTGGATTGTCCAGAAAGCGAGCGAGGGCGTCTTTGTCCGATATTTCAAGTCTGGAAGACATTGAAGGGTTGAGTGTTCGGCAGCTGAAGGAAATACTTGCGTGTAATTTTGTCAACTACTCAGGATGCTGTGAAAAATGGGAACTTGTGGAAAAAGTGAGCAGACTCTACAGAGAAAGCGAGGAAAACCACAAGACAC AGGGTGAGAAGATGCAGCTGAACGACAACGACGATAACCTGTGCCGGATCTGCATGGACGCCGTGATCGACTGCGTCCTGCTGGAGTGCGGCCACATGGTCACCTGCACCAAGTGCGGCAAGAGGATGAGCGAGTGCCCCATCTGCCGACAGTACGTTGTACGGGCCGTGCATGTGTTCAAATCTTAA
- the RNF34 gene encoding E3 ubiquitin-protein ligase RNF34 isoform X2, with amino-acid sequence MKAGATSMWASCCGLLNEVMGTGAVRGQQAGFGGGAGPFRFAPNTDFSAYPSPAAAGANIVCKACGLSFSVFRKKHVCCDCKKDFCSVCSVLQENLRRCSTCHLLQETAFQRPQLMRLKVKDLRQYLILRNIPTDTCREKEDLVDLVLCHHGLGSEEDMDASSLHSSRSQTSGFFTHPFSMSVSVSSQGELANRRGSTGNGTPLRGQTETSSMNNEEEESAEEQTPGLSRKRARASLSDISSLEDIEGLSVRQLKEILACNFVNYSGCCEKWELVEKVSRLYRESEENHKTQGEKMQLNDNDDNLCRICMDAVIDCVLLECGHMVTCTKCGKRMSECPICRQYVVRAVHVFKS; translated from the exons ATGAAG GCGGGAGCTACTTCCATGTGGGCTTCCTGCTGTGGATTGCTGAATGAAGTCATGGGTACAGGAGCTGTCCGTGGCCAGCAGGCTGGCTTTGGGGGAGGTGCTGGCCCGTTCAGATTCGCACCAAATACAGACTTCTCAGCATATCCATCTCCAGCTGCGGCGGGTGCTAACATAGTTTGCAAAGCCTGTGgactttccttttcagtttttaggaaaaaa cACGTGTGTTGTGACTGCAAGAAGGATTTTTGCTCAGTTTGTTCAGTCTTACAAGAGAATCTCAGAAGATGTTCCACTTGTCACTTGCTGCAAGAAACAGCCTTTCAGCGACCTCAGTTAATGAGATTGAAAGTAAAGGATCTGCGTCAGTATCTGATTCTCAGAAACATACCAACGGATACTTGCAGGGAGAAAGAAGACTTGGTGGATCTTGTGCTGTGCCATCATGGATTAGGTTCGGAGGAGGATATGGACGCTAGTAGCTTGCACTCGTCACGGTCACAGACTTCGGGGTTTTTTACTCATCCATTTTCTATGTCTGTATCGGTGTCGTCTCAAGGAGAACTTGCAAACAGAAGAGGAAGCACAGGAAATGGAACACCTTTACGG GGACAAACTGAAACATCTTCTATGAataatgaagaagaagaaagtgcaGAAGAGCAG ACCCCTGGATTGTCCAGAAAGCGAGCGAGGGCGTCTTTGTCCGATATTTCAAGTCTGGAAGACATTGAAGGGTTGAGTGTTCGGCAGCTGAAGGAAATACTTGCGTGTAATTTTGTCAACTACTCAGGATGCTGTGAAAAATGGGAACTTGTGGAAAAAGTGAGCAGACTCTACAGAGAAAGCGAGGAAAACCACAAGACAC AGGGTGAGAAGATGCAGCTGAACGACAACGACGATAACCTGTGCCGGATCTGCATGGACGCCGTGATCGACTGCGTCCTGCTGGAGTGCGGCCACATGGTCACCTGCACCAAGTGCGGCAAGAGGATGAGCGAGTGCCCCATCTGCCGACAGTACGTTGTACGGGCCGTGCATGTGTTCAAATCTTAA